In the genome of Labeo rohita strain BAU-BD-2019 chromosome 2, IGBB_LRoh.1.0, whole genome shotgun sequence, the window TCCCCCATcctcaaaaacaaaaccaataGGGCGATGTCCTATTTTCTCTTCCTTTATAGCATAAATTAATTTGCAAGATCTGGAGAGGCCTTGCCCTTAGTCAAAAAGGAATTGAATCaagaaagatgaataaaaatcacattgaattcatctctctctctctctctctctctctctctctctctctctctctctctctctctctctctctctctctctctctctctctctctctctctctctctctctctctctctctctctctctctctctctctctctctctctctctctctctctctctctctctctctccactaCACTAAACACCATTTAaagaactctctctctctctctctctctccactaCACTAAACACCATTTAAAGTCCCTGCTGGAACTCAGattcaaatatatttgtgcAGAGGCAATTTCTGAGTTGAGCAAACAGCATTGTAATACTGGTGAGCCCATCACTGATGACCAGCTACTGCAGGAAAACACAGTCTTTAAgggcattttgcatttaatgctTGAGTTTTCTTTCTTCATCAAGAACTCTTTCTTGAAGTTACTGTATATCTAGGCCAATGTTGAATTGGCAGCTACAAAATTCGGCAGAAATTTCCACAGAATTCAGACTCAAATTGACAAATTTCAGTACATCCTTGACTTGATTTGAATATTATCTTGCAATAATAGTGCCATATTTAATGCATGCAGTTTCACAATGACTAAACTGAGTATGGCATTGCAGCATATGCAAACATTTGGCAATCTGAtgttatatttacatttctatatttattttactgaattGTAGCAATGTCAGTTCCTTATTAACTGTCAACAAAGCTGAATtgcttctatttttttttttcatttcaattaaatatacattttaaacgtTTTAAACTAATCTTGCAAAAGGTATGAGTACAGACTTTTTATGACTTTTCGTTTTTTTTAGAGGCAGGTTACAGTAAATTAAATCCAAAAACAGGCCTTTATACTGTTCTAAAAGCACATATAATACacataaatgtgaaaatgtattaaattcatACTTGATTATGAAACGCATATTTAACACATTGTCATATGAAGAACTAATCTGATCATTTGACAAGTATGTGTTTGATTCGCTAAAAAGAAGTGTCTTATAACAGTACATTATCTTGCAGTATCACTTCAGTCATTATTTCGTTTAATATTGTTAATGGCATTGATATACACACTATACCTTTAAGACATTGGGTTATTAGTCTGCACGTGGAAACACGGACACTTTATTAACAATTCTACACTATATccatattaaaacaaataaattaaggtaAAATAATTCACCTAAGCAAACTTCACTGTCGTCGTTTGTTCTTTCCTGGGTCATCTGATATTGTAGGACCAATAAAAtcgaaacaaacaaataaccaaAAGACATACCAGACGGCCATGCTGAATCAGCAAACCACATATAAAGTGTCAAAGTTGCTAGGAACTGAACCACTGAATTGCTGCAAGTACTAGCAGCAGAGATGTTGGGTaaaatctatttttgtttttcctgacTCATAAAAGTATTGACAGAAAAAGACCCAGCAGCTTTCctcattgaaaaaaatgtatgcaagttttcaaataataaaagtcTCCAAgtctttaaatgtataatttatactgaattttgaaaattgtgattatggattatttaattataaacaaaaacattattattattatataaaaagtcTCACTGGAAAAATCTTTCACTTTTAGTAGCGCATAATGTGAAATGCATAGGTGCCAAGATGTTTTGTTGATCAAAGTTGCTTGCAGGAAGCACTCAAAGCAACCTCAATGAGAGTGTGCGGCCAGAGCAAACATGCAGAcatttttcattgcatttatttagttgcAAAACAGAACTCATACTATACTGGCATCATTTTAACATCAGGGTAGGGTTATCAGGTTAGTCCTCACAAATGGTGACAGCACATGCTGACAGATGTTTTTACCTGATGGTGGTTGTACATATTGACAGGTTTTTGTCACGCAAAGTACTTTTTCTCAcataatgtacttttttttttttttttacttcacacccttttaaaagttattaatataaacaatttaGGTAATATTATGTACTTTTAAATGTGACTGTTATATCTTTTCTAATGAGAGTGAACAAGTTAAAGGAAATAGCTTAGAAAAGGGGAAGCTTACAGAACCACTGTATATCAGGAAACCAGCAGCAATGTGGTTAggtgaaatttatttttattgtttgtgacTCATAAATTACGTTAATGACAAAAGTATAGTCTAGTATTGCAATGAAGTAGTTAATGCACatgttttcaaaacattaatcaGGACTATATTGAAGGATAAATGATAATGATTCACTCAGTTTAAGTTTGTAAGAGTTCTAAGTGTAAAGTTCTAAGTGTggagaaacaattttcacactGCTAGTAAATTTAgaatgtcatatatatatatatatgtatatatgtatatatatatatgaaaacttcattatatatgtaaacattctctaataatattacaagttttaattttgaacttaacttaataaaaagaactacatttttaatgtaattcatttttctaaattttctttgttattaaagctgtaaaaataaagtcaattaGTCTAAttggaaaaatgcaaaaattgtggaaaaacatgcgTCAGTTTGTCAAGTCATTATGTTGTTTAGAGTTAACAAATTTAGTAAAAAGCAAACATGTTTTCACCTGTATATACACaccaatttatttaattatgaatgtattaaaaaggcaaatatataatgcaaaacAATTTAAGACAGTAAATGCATATAACAACTTCTTGTAAGATGCATCACAGATTTTTAGAGCTTTATTACATGTGATTTCAGTAATCTAATCAGTTTATTGTACAGACACTatacattgcatttttttgctGATGAAAATCAGTACATGCATTGTTCAAACCCTGCAGAGAGCTAATACATAGATATTTCTTCACCACTGGAGTAAAAAAGCCTGCTGTGTCAATTCTGAGGCTCTGTGTTGCTCCTACAGAAAGTCGGTAAAATTTTTCTCAAGTGGTTTCTGAATTTTATCcccataaaaacataaaacacaggATTCAGGCAGCAGTGTGAGAAAGCCACCATCCGAGAGATGTATATAAAATTGTCTATAGATTCATTTACCTCACAATCACTAAAAGGAGAGATGCTCCACGCAATCAAAGAGTCCAAAAATATGGCCACGTTGTACGGCCCCCATCccaggaaaaaaaacaccactATGAAGAGGATGAGCTGCACCGTCTTTTTACGAGTGTGAGATGTTGGTCGCAGCAGCCGTCTCAAGATCACAGTGTAGCAAAAAGCAATGATCACAAACGTGataatgaaaacagaattttgCATGTATGTACTCATGAGTTTCCAATTAATTTCACCATCAAAATCACAGAGCAGGACTATGTTGGTGCTGTTGTTTTGGGCATCCATGAATACATCAACGGAGTTGGATACAACTATGTTAAAACTGGCTTGTGGGATGGCTGCACAAAGACTGATGATCCAAATGACAATTGATGTTGCGTAGCAGTGTAGGCTCTTCCTAGACATGACCACTGACATGGGATGAACTACGGCCATGTAGCGGTGGATGGTCAGAACCGTCAGGATGATGATGCTGCTGTAATATCCTGTGTAGAACACAAAATTAATTGCTTTGCAAGCAGGATCTCCTAGAGTCCATCCATACATGTAATAGTAGGCCCAGAAGGGCAGGCCAAAGGTGAAAATCAGATCAGAGAGAGCCAGATTTAACAGTAATGTGTTGGTGAGggatttcagattttcatacTTCACAAGGACCCACACGACCAATGTGTTTCCCACACAGCTGAACAGAACAACGATGATGAAAATGATTGGAGTGACAGCTTTCCCAAACTGGATAGCATTTTTCTTCAAACAGATGTCGTCATCATAGCTACCACTGGTTTGATTATCGTAATCATAATAGTCAGAAGTGTCAGGCATTCCATGTGGATTTTTAGTCATTGTTTGGACTGTCATCTTGATGCAATATTGTACACTGAAAACAAATTGGAGACaatttttcactcagaaattcataataaatttcacatattataacaaaaaaaaaaaaaaaaaaacatcaagtaAATGgattaaatatatcttaaatatatcTTGTAGTCTctctatatattattaaatatggattaaatgtatcattaaaataaaacttaaaataagacTCTCTGCATCATGTAGACCGGTTACAGCTGGTacactttttgctttttctgtTACCACACCAAACCTAGGGACTGAAAAGAAGTGATTTTTCATATGACTTTTCCTTTACTTGTCTACTGAGATATTAGTAATTATTAACATACATAGGTAAGGTCATATTTGCCACAATTAGCTCATAAACACAAGAAGCTTTTTTGTTCCCGAGTACAGTTGAGACACCCATCCGTAATGCTGTAAAGCTGCATAACCAATTCActgcaaatgtaaaatacatttaaaaatgagaattcatccatttttatttacattcagtattttatttgattatttgtgttgttaGAAGTAGTTGATTTGTAAAACATTGTGCAGTAATGTCAAACAGCGatgcaatatttaatttcagttcatcattttaatagtaacagtTGAAAAGTTGAGTACAACACagtaaaaaacactgaaaaactgcaaacagcaataataaaacagatcaaaacaacaacctaataaacacaataacaataaacataataaataaatgacccATTATGTCTCAACTGTACCCCGCTGACCACCTTGAACATTTCTCTAGATTTTATGATGACCTTGCAAGACAAGAAGTCATGCAATATGTCAGGTTTTAGAGCACAGATTAaggtttacaaaaatgtaagttaactttaaaggagaaatccacttccagaagaacaatttacaaataatttactcccttgtacccccttgtcatccaagatgtttatgtctttctgtcagtcgtaaagaaatgtttttgaggaaaacatttaaggattttcttcatataatggacttcaattgtgcccccgattttgaacttccaaaatgtagtttaaatgcagcttcaaagggctcgaaacgatcccagccgaggaagtagggtcttatctagcgaaacaatcatcatttttttaaaaaaaaaataataatttgtatactttttaagcacaaaaagcttgtgtagcacaggctctgggatgcgcgttcacaatgctacaaattagtaatgggtcgttcttgaacgattctttcattttcaaatttttaatgtgactcaggaagaacgagtcatctcggggagtgattcgttcattttgcatgcgcaacattctattaggttctgtactggaattagttcacctgtttcgagtcatTGGGTTTTTccagttgttcgttcatcttatggggctgtcacatgatgaacgaacaactcaaacctaAAAACTTGTCAGacaagaggtgaggtgagcaaatcatagactaaagaacCTGTTTAAccatgaatgaatcttttctgtttcttatagcattatagttttgtcttgtttgtagtgtgatcaacgtttgtgtaagcagtagatgtgttagggaagtaacacataacattttaattatattttgctaaaatgaacgaaatgactcgaaaaaagattttttcattttgctgaacgagactcaaaggtcagagtcggtaaatccgaacttcccatcactactacgaatcacttgtaagttcattgtctgtgtactgagtatggcgaaaaactccatcttattttctccaacAGTTTGAGAGaaggacattgttgtacctttttgtttgtaaacagcgtttacaaacttacttgcactttgtctttgtgtgttcgctttgggtctgtagttccgcatgacctttcaacgtgattcaatagtacatagtgTCGTGAATGCACacctcagagcctgtgctacacgagcttttgtgcttaaaaagtataaaaatgttattttccgaaaaaaatgactgattgtttcactagataagacccttcttcctcagctgggatcatttagagcactttgaagctgcatttaaactacattttggaagttcaaaatcggggcaccaatgaagtccattatatggagaaaaattctgcaatgttttcctcaaaaaccataatttcttcacaactgaagacagaaagacatgaacatcttggatgacaaggggatgagtaaattatttgtgaagtgttctggaagtggacttctcctttaacagtcATGTAAAGATGGGAAGTTATTTAATGTGGAAGGGGTGTGGTGAAGTGAAAAACTTACCTTAGAAAAAAACTTTCACCAATATCTTCGTACTGGAGAAGCGCATGTACTTCAAATTTCCCTTGATCAAAGAGGGAGCTAATACGCATGTGCAAAGTAAACATCACAGATCAGACTTTTTGCACATGCAAGTTATTTAAGGTGTTTCAAGTGTACCCCTGTACCAACTGTACCCGCTCTACTACAAATACCTCCATGTTTGAATCTATATTGCACTACAccaaataacatttaaacacCCTGCTGGAACTCAGATTCAAATATGTTTGTGCAGATGCAGTTTCTGAGTTGAGCAAAGAGCATTGTGATACTGGCAAACCCATCAATGATGAAAGCTCCAGTCTTAACAAGTTCTGCTATAAACTGGAGTACATCTGCAAGTGCGGTACAGTCTTTAAAGTGGTTTTACAATTAATGCTTGAGTTTTCTTTGTTCATCAGGAACTCTTTCTTCAAGTCATTGTATATCTAGGCGAGCATGGAATCTGAAACTGCAGAATTCATCAGAAATTTCCATAGAATTCAGACTCAAATTGACAAAGTTCAGTAGATCCTTGCCTTTGTGTCTTCACTGACTTGATTTAAATATGATCTATTAATAATAGTGCAGTATTTAGTGCAAATTTGACCATCATTTAATAAAGGTCCAATTATTTGGGGTATAggtaaaaaaagagaaaattattCATATACTAATGCTCGCAGTTTCACAATGAATAAACCGAGTGTGGCTTGGCATGTGTCTTCTgagaagtttaaaaagttttgtcaaattatgttatatttacattgctatatttattttgctgaattGTAGCAATACCAGTTCCTTATCAATTGTCCACAAAACTGCAtcgcatctttttttttttaaactattcttGCAAAAGGCATGAGTACAGACTTTTTATGACTTTTCACAGTCTTTTTAGAGGCAGAGtaaatgaaatccaaaagcagGACCTTTTATTCTTCTTAAACTACATGCAACACACATGaatgtgaaaatgtattcagttcagacatgtttattaaatgcatatttaacaCATTGTCATGTGAAGAATTAAGTCAACCATCTACATTTGACAAGTATGAGtttgaatcactaaaaagaagTGGTTTGTAACAGTACATTATCTTAGAGTATCATTTCGATCattattttgtgattttgtttgcTGTTGGCACAGACTTACACATTACACCTTTAAGACATTGGATAATTAGTCtggaaacacacacagtttattACTAATGCTACACTATATTCATATTAAAGCATACAAATTAAGGTAAAATAATTCACCTGAGCAAACTTCACTGTCGTTGTTTGTTCTTCCCTGGACCATTTAATATTGTAGGGCCAATAAAATcgaaacacaaacaaaacacataccAGACGACCATGCTGAATCAGCAAACCACATATGAACTAAACCATGGAATTGCTGCAAGTACAAGAAACTAGCAGCAATGATTTCgggtaaaatgtatatttattttttgtgactCGTAAAAGTATTGACAGAAAAAGGCCCAGCAACTTTCTTTAGTGAAATAATGCAtgcatattttcaaataattggaGTCTCCAAgcctgtaaatatattatttatatttaactttgaaacttttgattatttaattataaacaaacaaacaaaaacaacaacaacaacaaaaacattattaatattatataaaaaatctcATTGGAAAAATGTTTCACTTTTAGTAGCACATAATGTGAAATGCATAGATGCAAAGATGTTTTGCTcatcaaatgtatatatatatatatatatatatatatatatatattacatgtgAAAAACATGTCATCAAAGTTAACAAATGCAAGCTAACATGTTCactactgtatatacacaccagtttatttgttcatcattTGTAGCATCAAATATGATGTATAAAAGAAAGcaaatatataatgcaaatCAGTTTAACACAGTAAATGTGCCTAACTACTTCCCATAAGATTGCATCACATATTTTTAGAGCTTTTTACATTCGATTTCAGTACAGACATTTTACTTTACATTCATTTTGTTGATGATCAGTACTGTACATGCATTGCTTTTGTTAAGCATGGGGAGCTAATACATAGATATTTCTTCACCATTGGAGTAAATAAGCCTGCTGTGTCGATTCTGAGGCTCTGTGTTGCTCCTACAGAAAGTCTGTAACATTTTCTTTAAGTGGTTTCTAAATTTTATCcccataaaaacataaaacacaggATTCAGGCAGCAGTGTGAGAAAGCCACCATCCGAGAGACGTATATCAAATAGTCTAAAGATTCACTCGTATTACAATCGCTAAAAGGACTAATTTTCCATGAAATCAGAGAGTCCAGAAATATGGCCACATTGTACGGCCCCCAtcccaagaaaaaaaacaccacaatgaAGAGGATGAGCTGCACCGTCTTTCTACGAGTGTGAGATGTTGGTCGAAGCAGTCGCCCCAAAATCACAGTGTAGCAAAAAGCAATGACCACAAAAGCGATAATGAAAAAGGAATTTTGCATATATGTACTCATGAGTTTCCAATTAATTTCACCATCAAAATCACAGAGCAGGACTATATTGGTGCTGTTGTTTGAGGCATCTATGAATTCATCAACAGAGCTTGATACAACTGAGTTGAACCTGGCTTGTGGGATGGCAGCACAAAAACTGATGATCCAGATGACAATTGATGTTGCATAGCAGTGCAGGCTCTTCCTAGACATGACAACTGACATGGGATGAACCACGGCCATGTAGCGGTGGACGGTCAGAACCGTCAGGAAGATGATGCTGCTGTAATATCCGGTGTAGAACACAAAGTTAACTGCTTTGCAAGCAGGATCTCCAAGAGTCCAGCCATGCATGTAGTAgtaggcccagaaaggcaggcCAAAGGTGAAAATCAGATCAGAGAGAGCCAGATTTAACAGAAACGTGTTGGTGAGggatttcagattttcatacTTCACAAGGACCCACAAGACCAATGTGTTTCCCACACAGCTGAACAGAACAACGATGATGAAAATGATTGGAGTGACAGCTTTCCCAAACTGGATAGCATTTTTCTTGATACAGATGTCGTCACCATAGCTACCACTGGTTTGATTATCGTAATCATAATAGTCAGAAGTGTCAGGCATTCCATGCAGATTTTCAGTCACTGTTTGGACTGTCATCTTGATGCATGAATGTATACTGAAAACAAAGTGGggacaattttcactcagaaattccTAAtaatttctatctatctatctgatcctaataactaaattattatatattaatcaaCTAGAGAAATAACCAATAATTGCATTGATAGTTATTGCACATATTTTTCACATGCACAGCATTAACAATAATGCAAATGTAACATTTCTTTTACTATATTATACCAAAATGACAATTATAATATCCCAGTGGAATTTAGTGTTCTGTGTTTTCTCCCTGTTGAGTTATCGCTTACCTGTATGAAATTCTCCAGAGAAAATAGTTGATCGTAGACTAAGTGAGtgttaaaaacaatgaaactttAATGGGTTATTGTTCCTTTTAACCTAAAAGGACAGGCTATAACCCACCCATAAATGATGCTCAGATCCCCAATCCCCAAATACAAAACTAATAGGCTCATGTCCTGTTTTCTGTTCCGCATAATTTCGTTTTCAAAATCTGGTGAGGCCTTACCTTGACCTTAATCAAAAGGTACTTGAATCaagaaagataaataaaaaaatcacattgaGTTGGCTTACATATTctcaaaaaatttgaatatcatggaaaagttatttatttttgtaatgtaattcaAAAAAGCTAACTTTCTTATATTCGAGATTCATTGCACACTGTTACGTGGtaaacgagacgagaggcgagcggatccacatgcgagtttttattatatggacgagacaaagacatggtcgtacaggcagggtcaaaacaggagcagacaggtatatcacaggcaaaacgtagagaataatccaataacgaTAGATAGTCCGTAAAGGCAGGTGGCGAACAGTCGAAAACGGGAAACCAGGAACTCAGGAAACCAGGAACTCAGGAAACCAGGAACtcaggaaacaaaacaaacacagggaacttggaacaggaactaggaatactaggaatacaacaatacaacaattcaacaatccgtgaagAGCACTGGGAAGGACTGGGGCTTTATAGaaa includes:
- the LOC127174315 gene encoding chemokine XC receptor 1-like, with the translated sequence MTVQTVTENLHGMPDTSDYYDYDNQTSGSYGDDICIKKNAIQFGKAVTPIIFIIVVLFSCVGNTLVLWVLVKYENLKSLTNTFLLNLALSDLIFTFGLPFWAYYYMHGWTLGDPACKAVNFVFYTGYYSSIIFLTVLTVHRYMAVVHPMSVVMSRKSLHCYATSIVIWIISFCAAIPQARFNSVVSSSVDEFIDASNNSTNIVLLCDFDGEINWKLMSTYMQNSFFIIAFVVIAFCYTVILGRLLRPTSHTRRKTVQLILFIVVFFFLGWGPYNVAIFLDSLISWKISPFSDCNTSESLDYLIYVSRMVAFSHCCLNPVFYVFMGIKFRNHLKKMLQTFCRSNTEPQNRHSRLIYSNGEEISMY